A genome region from Eretmochelys imbricata isolate rEreImb1 chromosome 8, rEreImb1.hap1, whole genome shotgun sequence includes the following:
- the CRIP1 gene encoding cysteine-rich protein 1 codes for MPKCPRCQKEVYFAEKVTSLGKDWHRPCLKCEKCNKTLTSGGHAEHDGKPYCNQPCYSALFGPKGFGRGGTESHTFK; via the exons ATGCCCAAGTGCCCGCGTTGCCAGAAGGAGGTCTACTTCG CTGAGAAGGTTACCTCCCTGGGGAAAGACTGGCATCGACCATGCTTGAAGTGTGAGAAATGCAACAAGACCCTGACTTCAGGCGGCCATGCTGAG catgATGGGAAGCCCTATTGCAACCAGCCGTGCTACTCTGCCTTGTTTGGACCCAAAG GATTTGGCCGGGGCGGTACTGAGAGTCACACATTCAAGTAA